One Halosegnis longus DNA window includes the following coding sequences:
- a CDS encoding DUF5611 family protein, which translates to MEEYKMRRGEYLEERIPDLESTVEEYFGEISDTEEYNGSDLFVIEEPENPVFERIVVGAVTYGSKKDTLAVNFEERELEDLMETGDVDAAGDANAAKNEFLLEATGRDAKARRDSMKRDVEDDAPDDF; encoded by the coding sequence ATGGAGGAGTATAAGATGCGGCGCGGGGAGTATCTCGAGGAGCGAATCCCCGACCTCGAATCGACCGTCGAGGAGTATTTCGGCGAGATATCGGACACCGAGGAGTACAACGGCTCTGACCTGTTCGTCATCGAAGAGCCGGAGAACCCGGTGTTCGAGCGCATCGTCGTCGGTGCGGTGACGTACGGGAGCAAGAAGGACACCCTCGCGGTCAACTTCGAGGAGCGCGAGCTTGAGGACCTGATGGAGACGGGCGACGTGGACGCCGCCGGCGACGCCAACGCCGCGAAAAACGAGTTCCTGCTCGAAGCGACGGGTCGCGACGCCAAGGCGCGGCGCGACTCGATGAAACGCGACGTCGAAGACGACGCACCCGACGACTTCTGA
- a CDS encoding DUF5810 domain-containing protein, which produces MGYACPVCDDPQVDARHLANHLAFTAILGDDDHEAWLDDHVPEWAEEGEAELAERVREFADEDEYPQVFEDTTGERPDRDGGRSGELFESEGHGHDHGQAGHAHDQELPPQADMEMDEDTQAVIEEARELTKEMLAEDEAEDEDDEAEN; this is translated from the coding sequence ATGGGCTACGCGTGTCCCGTCTGTGACGACCCGCAGGTCGACGCTCGCCACCTCGCGAACCACCTCGCCTTCACCGCCATTCTCGGCGACGACGACCACGAGGCGTGGCTCGACGACCACGTTCCGGAGTGGGCCGAGGAAGGCGAAGCGGAGCTCGCCGAGCGCGTCCGCGAGTTCGCCGACGAAGACGAGTACCCGCAGGTGTTCGAGGACACCACCGGCGAGCGACCAGACCGCGACGGCGGTCGCTCGGGCGAACTGTTCGAGAGCGAGGGGCACGGTCACGACCACGGCCAGGCTGGACACGCACACGACCAGGAGCTGCCGCCACAGGCGGACATGGAGATGGACGAGGACACGCAGGCGGTCATCGAGGAGGCACGCGAACTGACGAAGGAGATGCTAGCCGAGGACGAAGCCGAGGACGAGGACGACGAAGCCGAGAATTAG
- a CDS encoding aryl-sulfate sulfotransferase, whose product MPARSTLRRALLAVVVVCLVGLLAGYLTGPHDPGTTDGFRPTDAGGYDPAALESAANVTVVATQGVPESDAEGELVALTDEGSVAYRNDTLQTYFDVDPVPDEPYVVEYVGAEKLAGDACAGVSTDTCSRNVYERVNLRTDETARLWSKVTPRIPSNRYHDIDRVNESHIAVADIYEDALYTVDLATGEEVWRWNAAEDYDRSSGGSPGDWTHVNDVEVTPDGRFQASLRNQDSVVFVRPGEGLVAEQTLGSDDAHTILYEQHNPDYIPAANGGPSVPVADSENRRVVEYQRQGGEWVQTWAWTDARLQWPRDADRLPDGSTLVTDSHGDRVIEVAPDGTVLWSATVRLPYEAERLGTPSESGGGPAVDTGDPGIDPSAGLFANPGYTLRTAVPQLLVNGLLYVSPSWILYPELLVVLALALTLFAWGTTELWWRRDRIRAAVGR is encoded by the coding sequence ATGCCCGCCCGTTCGACTCTCCGCCGCGCCCTCCTCGCGGTCGTCGTCGTCTGTCTCGTCGGTCTGCTCGCCGGCTATCTCACCGGCCCGCACGACCCCGGGACGACCGACGGCTTCCGACCCACCGACGCCGGCGGCTACGACCCCGCTGCTCTCGAATCGGCTGCCAACGTCACCGTCGTCGCCACCCAGGGCGTCCCCGAGTCCGACGCCGAGGGTGAACTCGTCGCGCTCACCGACGAGGGGAGCGTCGCCTACCGCAACGACACCCTCCAGACCTACTTCGACGTGGACCCCGTCCCCGACGAGCCGTACGTCGTCGAGTACGTCGGTGCCGAGAAGCTTGCCGGCGACGCCTGTGCCGGCGTCTCCACCGACACCTGCTCGCGGAACGTCTACGAGCGCGTGAACCTCCGCACCGACGAGACCGCCCGCCTGTGGTCGAAGGTCACCCCGCGCATCCCGTCGAACCGGTACCACGACATCGACCGGGTCAACGAGAGCCACATCGCCGTCGCCGACATCTACGAGGACGCCCTCTACACCGTCGACCTCGCGACCGGCGAGGAGGTGTGGCGCTGGAACGCCGCCGAGGACTACGACCGCTCGTCCGGCGGCTCGCCCGGCGACTGGACCCACGTCAACGACGTCGAGGTGACGCCCGACGGCCGATTCCAAGCCAGCCTCCGGAACCAGGACTCCGTCGTCTTCGTCCGGCCCGGCGAGGGGCTGGTCGCCGAGCAGACGCTCGGCTCCGACGACGCGCACACCATCCTGTACGAACAGCACAACCCCGACTACATTCCCGCCGCGAACGGCGGCCCGAGCGTCCCCGTCGCTGACTCCGAGAACCGTCGCGTCGTCGAGTACCAGCGACAGGGCGGCGAGTGGGTCCAGACGTGGGCGTGGACAGACGCGCGCCTCCAGTGGCCGCGCGACGCCGACCGACTCCCCGACGGCTCGACGCTCGTCACCGACAGCCACGGCGACCGCGTCATCGAGGTCGCGCCCGACGGTACCGTGCTCTGGTCCGCGACCGTCCGGCTCCCGTACGAGGCCGAACGGCTCGGTACGCCGAGCGAATCCGGTGGCGGACCGGCCGTCGACACCGGCGACCCCGGCATCGACCCCAGCGCGGGACTGTTCGCGAATCCGGGCTACACCCTCCGGACCGCCGTCCCGCAGCTACTCGTCAACGGGCTGTTGTACGTCTCGCCGTCGTGGATTCTGTACCCCGAACTGCTCGTCGTGCTCGCGCTGGCGCTGACGCTGTTCGCGTGGGGGACGACAGAACTGTGGTGGCGACGCGACCGCATCCGGGCCGCGGTCGGACGCTAA
- a CDS encoding DUF5809 family protein, translating to MHEDGWLAPTTATEAREAYSDLAPTAQTVVRETAKAMSFDREEYGDRVTSDVVETALDALFASLLEVTVGTRSEFESVREDSAFAVELEGSDEVDNVAWHVAPAADTIVAATFHAEEEAAVGTLRRQAYGKVYRDIVKDGDGSEEREEGAAS from the coding sequence ATGCACGAAGACGGGTGGCTCGCCCCGACGACGGCGACGGAGGCGCGGGAAGCGTACAGCGACCTCGCGCCGACGGCACAGACGGTCGTCCGGGAGACGGCCAAGGCGATGTCGTTCGACCGCGAGGAGTACGGCGACCGCGTCACGAGCGACGTGGTCGAGACGGCGCTTGACGCGCTGTTCGCCTCGCTGCTCGAAGTCACGGTCGGCACGCGCAGCGAGTTCGAGTCCGTCCGCGAGGACTCGGCGTTCGCCGTCGAGCTGGAAGGCAGCGACGAGGTTGACAACGTCGCGTGGCACGTCGCTCCCGCGGCAGACACCATCGTGGCGGCGACGTTCCACGCCGAGGAGGAAGCCGCCGTCGGCACGCTCCGCCGACAGGCGTACGGGAAGGTGTACAGAGACATCGTGAAAGACGGCGACGGAAGCGAGGAGCGCGAGGAGGGGGCCGCGTCGTGA
- a CDS encoding NUDIX hydrolase, which yields MSDHSEHDWPVVESVAEYETGWYTGGYDEVRQPDATTKKYYWADLPPAVVVVAQDGDELVMIEQFRPAIRERCLELVAGIVEDGETYAEAGARELEEETGFVPDSVTHVEEFWCSTGVLRHRRGIVYAEGLTAGNRKLDGNEFIDVTRVPVEEALARAREEPANDATIEGILLAQADGLL from the coding sequence GTGAGCGACCACTCTGAGCACGACTGGCCGGTCGTCGAGTCGGTCGCCGAGTACGAGACCGGCTGGTACACCGGCGGCTACGACGAGGTGCGGCAACCCGACGCCACGACGAAGAAGTACTACTGGGCGGACCTCCCGCCGGCGGTCGTCGTCGTCGCACAGGACGGCGACGAGCTGGTGATGATAGAGCAGTTCCGGCCCGCCATCCGCGAGCGCTGTCTCGAACTCGTCGCCGGCATCGTGGAGGACGGGGAGACGTACGCCGAGGCCGGCGCGCGCGAACTGGAGGAAGAGACCGGCTTCGTTCCCGATTCGGTCACGCACGTCGAGGAGTTCTGGTGTTCGACGGGCGTGCTCCGCCACCGCCGGGGGATCGTCTACGCGGAGGGACTCACCGCCGGAAACCGCAAGCTCGACGGCAACGAGTTCATCGACGTGACACGCGTTCCGGTGGAGGAGGCGCTGGCCCGCGCCCGCGAGGAGCCGGCGAACGACGCCACCATCGAGGGGATTCTGCTCGCGCAGGCGGACGGGCTACTGTAA
- the rimI gene encoding ribosomal protein S18-alanine N-acetyltransferase, whose translation MTIAGSESTDEPTIRQATRADLLAVYRIETTSFPQPWPYAAFEQFLGQPGFLVAGDQSVDGFIVADTVPNGGTPLGHVKDLAVRPDARGQGLGANLLGAALSICRRQGVGRVKLEVRETNDTAKRLYERFGFEIHRRLPRYYDDGEDAFVMVRSLQ comes from the coding sequence GTGACGATAGCCGGGAGCGAGTCGACCGACGAGCCGACGATTCGGCAGGCGACGCGGGCGGACCTGCTCGCGGTGTACCGCATCGAGACCACGTCGTTTCCCCAACCGTGGCCCTACGCCGCCTTCGAGCAGTTTCTCGGCCAGCCGGGGTTCCTCGTCGCGGGCGACCAGTCCGTCGACGGCTTCATCGTCGCCGACACCGTCCCGAACGGCGGTACCCCGCTCGGCCACGTCAAGGACCTCGCGGTCCGTCCCGACGCCCGCGGCCAGGGGCTCGGCGCGAACCTCCTCGGTGCCGCCCTCAGCATCTGCCGGCGACAGGGCGTCGGCCGCGTCAAACTCGAAGTGCGGGAGACCAACGACACCGCAAAGCGGCTGTACGAGCGGTTCGGCTTCGAGATTCACCGCCGGCTCCCCCGGTACTACGACGACGGCGAGGACGCGTTCGTGATGGTGCGCTCGTTACAGTAG
- a CDS encoding HVO_0416 family zinc finger protein, which produces MATANDIFDDFLADRGHETETETPAWEEDYNKKRCPECGGLHEMAAPECTVCGWTPN; this is translated from the coding sequence ATGGCGACCGCGAACGACATCTTCGACGACTTCCTCGCAGACAGGGGCCACGAGACGGAAACCGAGACGCCGGCGTGGGAGGAGGACTATAACAAAAAGCGCTGTCCGGAGTGTGGCGGACTCCACGAGATGGCGGCCCCGGAGTGTACGGTCTGCGGCTGGACGCCGAACTAA
- a CDS encoding UvrD-helicase domain-containing protein yields MTDDTHLTRLFGGPGSGKTTALLDRVDEMLEEGVDVRDILVVSYTRAAAAEIRERLAERLDRSPKSLKGNVSTMHAKAYELLDLSRGDVVGEDEKEEFCSEYGIEFEGEYDSNRRRSSRSTTIGNKILATSEWLQRTRRDVADWYDVPFQWDVDEVRLPPEEDPNSQTGNKYTPTWSSDDDRIDVPEVIRAWRAYKGEHGVVGFADMLERVTQRSLVPNVDHLVIDEFQDITTLQHDAYEEWRPHMESVLIAGDDDQVVYAWQGADPALLLEADPDDDVILPNSYRLPSNVLNVVNREIRHIDERQEKDLNPRKEGGTVEGIRSPSMFDLTRNVRDTIEATEDETVMVLFRARYQLFQFMEEFTSMGIPYTSLTDIRMWTDRLEGYVRAVEKKTEEEHMTGLEARRLAEMLADSAFGTKERDDLFDALDDLKDQNNARLEDFEVSPDFIEEYAPFTPGVAGASDMLTRTSNFQERSVDAYFDGPYQGMDADRVRVGTIHSAKGREADHVFVCTDLTEKVVEQMAATVDRDRLPEDVEFQKGTDPVPVLTDNERRVFYVGMSRARERLVLMENLIDGAPTLPLDVLIDNEPSELPLVEFIEQAQEPLEVAEPAD; encoded by the coding sequence ATGACCGACGATACGCACCTGACGCGGCTGTTCGGTGGTCCCGGCAGCGGGAAGACCACCGCACTCCTCGACCGCGTCGACGAGATGCTCGAGGAGGGCGTCGACGTACGGGATATCCTCGTCGTCTCCTACACGCGGGCGGCCGCCGCCGAGATTCGCGAACGGCTGGCGGAGCGACTCGACCGCTCGCCGAAGTCGCTGAAGGGGAACGTCTCCACGATGCACGCGAAGGCGTACGAACTGCTCGACTTGTCTCGGGGCGACGTGGTCGGCGAAGACGAGAAAGAGGAGTTCTGCTCGGAGTACGGCATCGAGTTCGAAGGCGAGTACGACTCCAACCGGCGGCGCTCGTCGCGCTCGACCACCATCGGCAACAAGATTCTCGCCACCTCCGAGTGGCTCCAGCGGACCCGCCGCGACGTGGCCGACTGGTACGACGTTCCCTTCCAGTGGGACGTGGATGAGGTCCGACTCCCGCCGGAGGAGGACCCCAACTCACAGACCGGCAACAAGTACACCCCGACGTGGTCGTCGGACGACGACCGCATCGACGTGCCGGAGGTCATCCGCGCGTGGCGCGCGTACAAGGGTGAACACGGCGTCGTCGGCTTCGCCGACATGCTCGAACGCGTCACCCAGCGCTCGCTCGTCCCGAACGTCGACCACCTCGTCATCGACGAGTTCCAGGACATCACGACGCTTCAACACGACGCCTACGAGGAGTGGCGACCCCACATGGAGTCGGTGCTCATCGCGGGCGACGACGACCAGGTCGTCTACGCGTGGCAGGGAGCCGACCCCGCGCTCCTGCTTGAGGCCGACCCCGACGACGACGTCATCCTGCCCAACTCCTACCGGCTCCCGTCGAACGTGCTCAACGTCGTCAACCGCGAGATTCGCCACATCGACGAGCGCCAAGAGAAGGACCTGAACCCGCGCAAGGAGGGCGGCACCGTCGAGGGGATTCGCTCGCCGTCGATGTTCGACCTCACCCGGAACGTCCGCGACACCATCGAGGCGACCGAAGACGAGACCGTGATGGTGTTGTTCCGCGCCCGCTATCAGCTGTTCCAGTTCATGGAGGAGTTCACCTCGATGGGGATTCCGTACACCTCGCTGACGGACATCCGGATGTGGACCGACCGGCTCGAAGGGTACGTCCGCGCCGTCGAGAAGAAGACCGAGGAGGAACACATGACCGGCCTGGAGGCGCGGCGGCTCGCCGAGATGCTCGCCGACTCCGCGTTCGGCACGAAGGAGCGCGACGACCTCTTCGACGCGCTCGACGACCTGAAAGACCAGAACAACGCCCGGCTGGAGGATTTCGAGGTAAGTCCCGACTTCATCGAGGAGTACGCTCCGTTCACGCCCGGCGTCGCCGGTGCCTCCGACATGCTCACGCGCACCTCGAACTTCCAGGAGCGCTCCGTCGACGCCTACTTCGACGGCCCGTATCAGGGGATGGACGCCGACCGCGTCCGCGTCGGCACCATCCACTCCGCGAAGGGTCGCGAGGCCGACCACGTCTTCGTCTGTACCGACCTCACCGAGAAGGTGGTCGAGCAGATGGCGGCCACCGTCGACCGCGACCGACTCCCCGAGGACGTGGAGTTCCAGAAGGGAACCGACCCGGTCCCGGTGTTGACGGACAACGAGCGACGGGTCTTCTACGTCGGGATGTCGCGTGCCCGCGAACGGCTCGTCCTGATGGAGAATCTCATCGACGGCGCGCCGACGCTCCCGCTCGACGTGCTCATCGACAACGAGCCGAGCGAACTCCCGCTCGTGGAGTTCATCGAGCAGGCACAGGAGCCGCTCGAAGTCGCCGAGCCGGCCGACTGA
- a CDS encoding DUF7533 family protein: MARSIMSTVGLAATVALAVPLVIFGIEQLLAGEHLVGGIVLAIAALMVLIEEYLTTPTDIPGLVAEKTVGAVVEEPDED, encoded by the coding sequence ATGGCGCGGTCAATCATGAGTACCGTCGGGCTAGCAGCGACCGTCGCGCTCGCGGTCCCGCTCGTCATCTTCGGCATCGAGCAACTGCTCGCGGGCGAGCATCTGGTCGGGGGTATCGTGCTCGCAATCGCGGCGCTGATGGTGCTCATCGAGGAGTATCTCACGACGCCGACGGACATTCCGGGTCTCGTCGCGGAGAAGACGGTCGGGGCGGTCGTCGAGGAACCCGACGAGGATTAG
- a CDS encoding riboflavin synthase, which produces MFTGIIETTGEVLAREQTADGLRLRLAAHFADELTHGQSVAVSGACLTVEEQTDDSFSVFLAEETVEVTYLGDLAVGDTVNLERALPADGRFDGHIVQGHVDGVGEVTGIEQVEEDWYFEFSLPESMGQYVVSKGSITIDGISLTVADIDADGFAVAIIPATYEITTLSEKSVGDPVHLEVDVIAKYVESITEQYA; this is translated from the coding sequence GTGTTCACCGGAATCATCGAGACGACGGGTGAGGTGCTCGCCCGCGAGCAGACCGCCGACGGGCTGCGGCTCCGACTGGCTGCACACTTCGCCGACGAGCTCACGCACGGCCAGTCGGTCGCCGTCTCCGGCGCGTGTCTCACCGTCGAGGAGCAGACCGACGACTCGTTTTCGGTCTTTCTGGCCGAGGAGACCGTCGAGGTGACGTATCTCGGCGACCTCGCCGTCGGCGACACCGTGAACCTCGAACGCGCGCTCCCCGCGGACGGCCGCTTCGACGGCCACATCGTGCAGGGGCACGTCGACGGCGTCGGCGAGGTGACGGGCATCGAGCAGGTCGAGGAAGATTGGTACTTCGAGTTCTCGCTGCCCGAGTCGATGGGCCAGTACGTCGTCTCGAAGGGGTCGATTACCATCGACGGCATCTCCCTGACCGTCGCCGACATCGACGCGGACGGCTTCGCGGTCGCCATCATCCCGGCGACCTACGAGATTACGACCCTCTCGGAGAAGTCGGTCGGCGACCCCGTCCACCTCGAGGTCGACGTCATCGCCAAGTACGTCGAATCCATCACCGAACAGTACGCCTGA
- a CDS encoding PINc/VapC family ATPase, whose amino-acid sequence MDILPDTSAVIDGRVSEHDDVTHVYVPNAVVAELESQANQGRDSGWAGLEELQRLAEAADAGDLSVEYIGRRPTHDETEGAGEGDIDALIRDLARDHDATLLTSDRVQAEVGEAMGVTVEYVEPKVDTTDETTDDGLDIERYFDDKTMSVHLKTGVAPMAKRGDIGDISYGPIAGEPLSESEMLTFANDIESTARASSRGFVELEEPGMKIIQYADYRIAVARPPFADGIEITAVRPIASPTLDEYDLPDGLRDRFTEHQRGILLSGSPGAGKSTFAQAVAEFLADSDFAVKTMEKPRDLQVGDHITQYTELRGSMERTADSLLMVRPDYTIYDEVRKTSDFNTFADMRLAGVGMIGVVHATRAIDALQRLVGRVELGMIPQVVDTVVYIEAGEIDTVYEVETKVKVPHGLMEEDLTRPVVVISDYETGEPAYEIYTFNQQVVTVPLEDGDEQESGVSRIAKNEIEREIKSIAHGQVEVEITSDNAATVYVSENDISSVIGKGGGRITDIENRLGMELDVRTLDEYAGGFGGGNSSSGSTDSKSKQGEIVTPEVTSRHIILPVEGHAGETVEVQAGGQYLFTATVSRGGEVQISRGSGLADELETAVDSGQQVTVTPQ is encoded by the coding sequence ATGGATATTCTTCCGGACACGAGCGCGGTCATCGACGGCCGCGTGTCCGAACACGACGACGTGACCCACGTCTACGTGCCGAACGCTGTCGTCGCGGAGCTGGAGTCGCAGGCGAATCAGGGGCGCGACTCGGGGTGGGCCGGTCTCGAAGAGCTACAACGATTAGCCGAGGCTGCCGACGCCGGCGACCTCTCCGTCGAGTACATCGGCCGACGCCCGACCCACGACGAGACCGAGGGCGCGGGCGAGGGTGACATCGACGCGCTGATTCGCGACCTCGCGCGCGACCACGACGCGACGCTGCTCACCAGCGACCGCGTGCAGGCGGAGGTGGGCGAGGCGATGGGCGTCACCGTCGAGTACGTCGAGCCGAAGGTGGACACGACCGACGAGACGACCGACGACGGGCTCGACATCGAGCGCTACTTCGACGACAAGACGATGTCCGTCCACCTGAAGACGGGCGTCGCGCCGATGGCGAAGCGCGGCGATATCGGCGATATCTCGTACGGGCCAATCGCCGGCGAGCCGCTGTCGGAGTCGGAGATGCTGACGTTCGCGAACGATATCGAGTCGACGGCCCGCGCCTCCTCGCGCGGCTTCGTCGAGCTCGAGGAGCCGGGGATGAAGATCATCCAGTACGCCGACTACCGCATCGCCGTCGCTCGGCCACCGTTCGCCGACGGCATCGAGATTACGGCCGTCCGGCCCATCGCGTCGCCCACGCTCGACGAGTACGACCTGCCGGACGGGCTTCGCGACCGGTTCACCGAACACCAGCGCGGCATTCTGCTGTCGGGTTCGCCGGGGGCAGGGAAGTCCACGTTCGCGCAGGCGGTCGCGGAGTTCCTCGCCGACTCGGATTTCGCCGTCAAGACGATGGAGAAGCCGCGTGACCTCCAGGTCGGCGACCACATCACCCAGTACACCGAGCTTCGCGGGTCGATGGAGCGGACCGCCGACTCGCTGCTCATGGTCCGGCCCGACTACACCATCTACGACGAGGTGCGCAAGACCTCTGACTTCAACACCTTCGCCGACATGCGACTCGCCGGCGTCGGGATGATCGGCGTCGTCCACGCGACCCGGGCCATCGACGCGCTCCAGCGACTCGTCGGCCGTGTCGAACTCGGCATGATTCCGCAGGTCGTCGACACCGTCGTCTACATCGAGGCCGGCGAAATCGACACCGTCTACGAGGTCGAGACGAAAGTGAAGGTTCCCCACGGGCTGATGGAGGAGGACCTCACCCGCCCGGTCGTCGTCATCTCCGACTACGAGACGGGCGAGCCGGCATACGAGATTTACACGTTCAATCAGCAGGTCGTCACCGTTCCGCTCGAAGACGGCGACGAACAGGAGTCGGGCGTCAGTCGAATTGCGAAAAACGAAATCGAGCGCGAAATCAAGTCCATCGCCCACGGGCAGGTGGAAGTCGAGATTACGAGCGACAACGCCGCCACCGTCTACGTTTCCGAAAACGACATCTCCTCGGTTATCGGGAAGGGCGGCGGCCGCATCACCGACATCGAGAATCGGCTTGGCATGGAGTTGGACGTGCGGACGCTCGATGAGTACGCGGGCGGCTTCGGCGGCGGGAACAGTAGCTCCGGCAGCACAGACAGCAAGAGCAAGCAGGGAGAAATCGTCACGCCCGAAGTCACCTCCCGACACATCATCCTCCCCGTGGAGGGCCACGCGGGCGAGACGGTTGAGGTGCAGGCCGGCGGGCAGTATCTGTTCACCGCGACCGTCTCGCGGGGCGGTGAGGTGCAGATTTCCCGCGGGAGCGGGCTGGCCGACGAACTGGAGACGGCAGTCGACAGCGGACAACAGGTCACGGTCACGCCACAGTAG
- a CDS encoding MarR family transcriptional regulator: protein MSDSDGETVADLPPSAKLVYKVLEYDGPMTQKGIVEESMLSARTVRYALERLEAIDVVSEDVYFADARQNLYQLTDADDQSAETVAAADD, encoded by the coding sequence ATGAGCGATTCTGACGGAGAGACAGTCGCTGATCTCCCACCGAGCGCCAAGCTCGTCTACAAGGTACTGGAGTACGACGGGCCGATGACCCAGAAGGGCATCGTCGAGGAGTCGATGCTGTCGGCCCGAACCGTTCGCTACGCCCTCGAACGGCTCGAAGCCATCGACGTGGTCAGCGAAGACGTCTACTTCGCCGACGCCCGACAGAATCTCTACCAGCTCACCGACGCCGACGACCAATCCGCCGAGACCGTCGCCGCCGCCGACGACTGA
- a CDS encoding EMC6-like membrane protein, translated as MATDTAGRFSSHMRGVVVTSLACSMGLAAAVASSVVTAGLQTPATSNQALYVLVGAILVQFPVLSVMGIDVGEFSTKDYLYVAFMTFALWFISWGILLTTGSSF; from the coding sequence ATGGCGACCGACACCGCTGGCCGCTTCTCCTCGCACATGCGGGGGGTCGTGGTCACATCACTGGCGTGTTCGATGGGGCTTGCCGCTGCGGTCGCGTCGTCGGTCGTGACGGCCGGCCTCCAAACGCCCGCAACGAGCAACCAGGCGCTGTACGTGCTGGTGGGGGCGATTCTGGTGCAGTTCCCCGTCCTGTCGGTCATGGGTATCGACGTTGGCGAGTTCTCGACGAAGGACTACCTCTACGTCGCGTTCATGACCTTCGCGCTCTGGTTCATCAGTTGGGGTATCCTGCTGACCACGGGGAGTAGCTTCTAA